A genome region from Panthera leo isolate Ple1 chromosome A2, P.leo_Ple1_pat1.1, whole genome shotgun sequence includes the following:
- the LOC122213079 gene encoding olfactory receptor 7A10-like, whose amino-acid sequence MEGGNQTRVTEFILLGLSDEGGLQSLLFWPFLSMYLVTFTGNLLMILAIITDSRLHTPMYFFFSNLCFSDICFTSTTVPKMLLNIQTQSKVITYEGCLSQMYFFMLFGVLDTFLLTVMAYDRFVAICHPLHYMVIMNPKFCGILLLVSWVLSIFNALLHDLLILRLSFCTDLEILHFFCELNQVIQLACSDTFLNDLMIYLTSGLLGVVPLTGILSSYSRIVTSILRISSVRGKYKAFSTCGSHLLVVSLFYGTCLGVYLSSAAAQNSRTSAIASVMYTVVTPMLNPFIYGLRNRDIKQALGKPFSRGTFSAYKMLCFRIKT is encoded by the coding sequence ATGGAAGGAGGAAATCAAACCCGTGTTACAGAATTTATCCTCTTGGGGCTCTCAGACGAGGGGGGGCTGCAGTCACTGCTCTTTTGGCCGTTCCTGTCCATGTACCTGGTCACCTTCACTGGGAACCTGCTCATGATCCTGGCCATTATCACAGACTCCCGCCTCCAcacgcccatgtacttcttcTTCTCCAACCTGTGCTTTTCAGACATCTGTTTCACCTCCACCACCGTCCCaaagatgctgctgaacatccagACGCAGAGCAAAGTGATCACCTACGAAGGCTGCCTCAGCCAGATgtactttttcatgctttttggaGTATTAGACACCTTCCTCTTGACcgtgatggcctatgaccggtTTGTGGCCATCTGTCACCCACTGCACTACATGGTCATCATGAATCCCAAGTTCTGTGGCATCCTGCTCTTGGTATCCTGGGTATTGAGTATTTTTAACGCTCTATTACATGACTTACTGATTTTGCGACTCTCTTTTTGCACAGATCTGGAAATCCttcactttttctgtgaacttaATCAGGTGATCCAACTTGCTTGCTCTGATACCTTCCTCAATGACCTGATGATCTATCTCACAAGTGGACTTCTGGGTGTTGTCCCACTCACTGGCATCCTTTCCTCTTACTCTAGAATTGTCACTTCCATTTTGAGAATTTCATCAGTGAGGGGCAAGTATAAAGCATTTTCCACGTGTGGGTCTCACCTCTTAGTGGTCTCTTTGTTCTATGGCACATGCCTTGGGGTGTATCTGAGTTCTGCTGCTGCACAAAACTCCAGGACAAGTGCCATAGCCTCAGTCATGTACACGGTGGTGACacccatgctgaaccccttcatctaTGGCCTGAGGAACAGAGACATCAAGCAAGCCCTGGGAAAGCCCTTTAGCAGAGGGACGTTCTCAGCATATAAGATGCTTTGTTTCAGGATAAAGACTTGA
- the LOC122213080 gene encoding LOW QUALITY PROTEIN: olfactory receptor-like protein OLF4 (The sequence of the model RefSeq protein was modified relative to this genomic sequence to represent the inferred CDS: inserted 2 bases in 1 codon): protein MSIDVKISHVIFPFIGSHLHHVDPGNDIGISEFLLMGFSEETELQPLVFELFLSMYLITVFGNLLILLAISSDSHLHTPMYFFLANLSFVDICFTCTTVPKMLWNIQTQTKVITYEDCITQMNFFITFAGLDDFLLNVMAYDRFVAICHPLNYMVIMNSWLCGLLVLVSWILSALHSLLESLMVLQLSFCTVLEIPHFFCELNPMIQLACPDTFLNNMVVYFGAMLLAGGPFFGILYSYYKIISFIRGISSAQGKYKAFSTCASHLSVVSLFYCTSLGVYLSSAATQSSHSSATASVMYTVVTPMLNPFIYSLRNKDISSXLTRFSGMAAIKGPIVLC from the exons ATGTCTATTGATGTGAAAATTAGTCATGTTATTTTCCCCTTTATTGGTAGTCACCTCCACCACGTGGACCCAGGAAACGATATAggaatttcagaatttcttcttaTGGGATTTTCAGAAGAAACAGAACTGCAGCCTCTCGTATTTGAGCTTTTCCTCTCCATGTACCTGATCACTGTGTTTGGGAACCTGCTCATCCTCCTGGCCATTAGCTCTgactcccacctccacacccccatgtacttcttcctggccaaCCTGTCCTTTGTAGACATCTGCTTCACCTGCACCACCGTCCCGAAGATGCTCTGGAACATCCAGACCCAGACCAAAGTCATAACCTATGAGGACTGTATCACACAAATGAACTTTTTCATAACCTTTGCAGGGTTGGATGACTTTCTCCTGAATGTGATGGCCTACGACAGGTTTGTGGCCATCTGTCACCCACTAAACTACATGGTCATTATGAACTCCTGGCTCTGTGGACTCCTGGTCCTGGTGTCCTGGATCCTGAGTGCTCTGCATTCCTTGTTAGAAAGCTTAATGGTGTTGCAGCTGTCCTTCTGTACAGTCTTGGAAATCCCCCACTTTTTCTGTGAGCTCAATCCGATGATCCAACTTGCCTGTCCTGACACCTTTCTCAATAACATGGTGGTGTATTTTGGAGCTATGCTGCTGGCTGGTGGTCCCTTTTTTGGGATCCTTTATTCTTACTATAAGATAATTTCCTTCATACGTGGGATTTCATCAGCTCAGGGCAAGTATAAAGCATTTTCCACCTGTGCATCTCATCTTTCAGTGGTCTCTTTATTTTACTGTACAAGCCTAGGAGTGTACCTCAGCTCTGCTGCTACCCAGAGCTCCCACTCAAGTGCAACAGCCTCAGTGATGTACACGGTGGTCACacccatgctgaaccccttcatctaTAGCCTGAGGAATAAAGACATTAGTTC TCTGACGAGATTCTCTGGTATGGCAGCTATAAAAGGGCCAATTGTCTTGTGCTGA
- the LOC122214075 gene encoding olfactory receptor-like protein OLF4 — MYLVTILGNLLIILAVNSDSHLHTPMYFFLTNLSFVDICVTSTTVPKMLVNIQTQRKVITYESCITQIYFFVLFVVLDNFLLTVMAYDRFVAICHPLCYTVIMNPKFCGLLVLVSWIVSVLNSLLQTLMVLQLSFCTGMEIPHFFCELSQMIQLACSDTFLNDMVTCFTTVLLGGAPLAGVLYSYSKIVSSIRGISSAQGKYKAFSTCASHLSVVSLFYCTVLGVYLSSAATHSSLSSATASVMYTVVTPMLNPFIYSLRNRDIKEVLNVFFRGKP; from the coding sequence ATGTACTTGGTCACCATACTTGGGAATCTGCTCATCATCCTGGCTGTAAACTCTGACTCCCACCTCCAcacgcccatgtacttcttcctcaccaACCTGTCCTTTGTAGACATCTGTGTCACTTCCACCACAGTCCCCAAGATGCTGGTGAATATACAAACACAGAGAAAGGTCATAACTTATGAAAGCTGTATCACGCAGATATACTTTTTCGTACTCTTTGTAGTTTTGGACAATTTCCTCCTGACTGTGATGGCATATGACCGCTTTGTAGCCATCTGTCACCCACTGTGCTACACAGTTATCATGAACCCCAAGTTCTGTGGGCTGCTGGTTCTGGTGTCCTGGATCGTGAGTGTCCTGAATTCCTTGTTACAAACCTTAATGGTGTTGCAGCTGTCCTTCTGTACAGGCATGGAAATCCCCCACTTTTTCTGTGAACTCAGTCAGATGATCCAACTTGCCTGTTCTGACACCTTTCTTAATGACATGGTAACGTGTTTTACAACTGTGCTGTTGGGTGGTGCTCCCCTGGCTGGGGTCCTTTACTCTTATTCTAAGATAGTTTCCTCCATACGTGGGATCTCATCAGCTCAGGGCAAGTATAAAGCATTTTCCACCTGTGCATCTCACCTGTCAGTTGTCTCCTTATTTTACTGTACAGTCCTAGGAGTGTACCTCAGCTCTGCTGCTACCCACAGCTCACTCTCAAGTGCCACAGCCTCGGTGATGTACACGGTGGTCACgcccatgctgaaccccttcatctacagcctgaggaacagaGACATAAAGGAGgttctaaatgtatttttcagaGGGAAGCCATAA